Proteins encoded in a region of the Balneola sp. genome:
- a CDS encoding DUF429 domain-containing protein — protein sequence MRTAGIDGCKIGWVLVTFDEGSEKYQIIENNDDLKAAFAEYDRIFIDMPIGLEDEDYTRECDALLRKELGSDYASSVFSPPIRPALDAPSYVEANMISFDYTEKKLSLQAWNITPKIKLIDELLTSNEGWSEKIMESHPELLFQKLNGGMIFQKKNLKKGIRHRLELIREEEPIADDFFREIKEEWRRSDVGEDDIVDAMALALFAKRSIEKGIKTIPEEAEYDSKGLPKAVHFV from the coding sequence ATGAGAACAGCAGGCATTGACGGATGTAAAATCGGATGGGTATTAGTCACCTTTGATGAAGGAAGCGAAAAGTACCAGATCATTGAAAACAATGATGATTTGAAAGCTGCTTTTGCTGAATACGACCGAATATTCATCGATATGCCTATCGGGCTTGAGGATGAAGATTACACCCGAGAGTGCGATGCTTTGCTCAGAAAAGAATTAGGCAGCGATTATGCCTCTAGTGTGTTTAGTCCCCCAATTCGTCCAGCCTTAGATGCTCCGAGTTATGTGGAAGCAAATATGATCAGCTTTGATTACACCGAGAAGAAGCTTTCCCTTCAGGCTTGGAATATCACCCCAAAAATTAAGCTAATTGATGAGTTGCTTACATCTAATGAAGGCTGGAGTGAGAAGATTATGGAAAGTCATCCGGAGCTACTGTTCCAAAAACTGAATGGAGGAATGATTTTTCAGAAGAAAAATCTCAAAAAAGGTATTCGTCACAGATTGGAATTGATTAGGGAAGAAGAACCTATAGCCGATGATTTTTTCAGAGAGATAAAGGAAGAGTGGAGACGAAGCGACGTAGGAGAAGATGACATTGTAGATGCCATGGCGCTGGCCTTGTTTGCAAAAAGATCAATTGAAAAGGGGATCAAAACTATTCC